The Mycteria americana isolate JAX WOST 10 ecotype Jacksonville Zoo and Gardens chromosome 27, USCA_MyAme_1.0, whole genome shotgun sequence genomic sequence CCCCTCCAGAAATGTACCCAGAGGGATGGGCAGGCAGATGGATGGAGGATGCAGAGACAGGCTGGGTTAGGAGAGAGACGACTCATAGACTGGCACAATCACCATAGGAACATAGGGAATGGAAACGGAGGGATGGTCTGATAGATGTAGGGCTAGGTTAGATGTTTTGAACCCAACCTCCAGGTAGAAAACGTAATCCAAGGGGCTGCAGAAGAGGATGGCCAATGGGAAGGTGTCTGCCCCCtacaccaggacccccaggtggCTACCAGCTGGACAAACATCAAAACTACCCAAGCTATAACTCAAATCAAAAAGAGCACCTTCAGTCAAGCAGGCTTCCACCAGGCATTGCATCCAAGCAAGCTCCCAagccccaggcacagcacagcccacCCACAGGACCTTCAAACCACACTCCCCTTCCTTACCGCTCAACAGGGAGTCCTCCGAGCTGATCAAAAAGGGGATTAGGAGATAAAAGAAGCATCTTCCATCCTACCTGGGCTTCTTCCTCTCCTATCTTAGGGCAACAGAGCAGGAGTTTGGATGCACAATTGCTTTGCTCAACCATTTATTGAGGGCAGCAGGTTCTGCCTGGTGTTTAGAGCAACACAGACAAGGTATGtccatctccatctccagctCCATtttggagcgtgtgcagagaagggcaacgaagctggtgaagggtctggagcagaaatcttatgaggagcggctgagggagctgggactgtttagcctggagaaaaggaggctgaggggagaccttattgctctctacaactacctgaaaggaggttgtagagaggtgggggtcggtctcttctcccaggtaacaagtgataggacaagaggaaatggcctcaagttgcaccaggggaggtttagactggatattaggaaatttttcttcaccgagagggttatcaagcattggaacagactgcccagggaagtggttgagtcgccatccctggaggtatttaaaggacgtttggatgaggtgcttagagacatggtgtagtggtggtttttggcagtgttaggtttatggttggactcgatgatcttaaaggtcttttccaacctatatgattctgtgattctgtgattctgtgatcccttcAGCTGATGCTGCCCAAGGCTAATGGGTGGTGCCACCTTTGGATTCAGAGGAGGAACTATCTTGATTCTCCATGATGACTTTGATAACCAACTTTGCAGCACTGGACATGGTGGCCATAACCCGCATGTTGCCAGCAGAGACCACGGTGGCCTCCTGGCAAGCGCCAAGCTTGACTTGGTGGAACATGGTGTCCTTGCCAGTGCTGGCGGGTTGAGTATTATACATCCTGGTGTAGATGTCCTCCAAGTTGCCAAGGTGGACTTTGTGCAGGGAGATCTCCATGGCTACCTTCACATAGAAAATGTTGTAGCTCAAGGGGTTGGAGAAGAGGATGGACAGCGTGAAGGCGTCTGCTTCGTACACCAGGACCCCCACGCACCCCCAAAAATGGATCATGGAGCTGGCGAACTGGCAACTCTATGTGACACCTGGTGGGatcctggggctgggcagcatGGAGCTATAGGCGCTGAAGCAGTAGCTCCTGGAAGGAAAGCACaggtgaggaggaaaagggaatggGCTTACGAGGGAGATGGTCCCAACTATTGGGAGATGGTCCAACTTGGACCTTCTGCCCGAATCCTAGAGGGGTCCCCTTCTGGCAAGGGGTCTTCCATCCCCTGCCCCCTCCTCACAGCATTACCTGGGGTTGTACCAGGTGACATCCTGGGTTTTGTTGGTGATCTGGAACTCCACACTCTGCTCAAAGAATTTCCACACAAACTTCCCACTCATCTCCCGTGTCTTCCCCACAGCTCCGGGCAGCTGTCTGGTGGGAAGAAGGTGGTTTTGGAGCAGAAAAATCAAGCTGCTGtcaagaaaaacaactttctgaTAACACCTGTGCAAAGTCCTccttggacttgatgatccttatgggtccatACCTCGAGATATTCGAAGTCCTTGCCTGGGCAGGGTGCACGTGTGTCAATATTACAACATGATAGTGCTGGATCCAAGGAAAGGGCATTTTTTGTGTACCCAGTGCTGCTCTTGCAATTGCAGAAGGAAAACGGCAAGGGAGGAGGACACACGTGTGGACATCAACAAATACTTGGGCAGGAGGTGaatattaatgcaaatatttattttctactgGCCGGGCACCTTACCTCTGCTGCACCTCCTTGCACGGGCAATAAATGCCTCAAAGTGCTCCGAGACAAATCTTCTTGTGGATGATGGGGTGGTGGGGAgcgcagggaggagggcaggactCTCTTCATGGTGGTTCTTCCTGATGTTCGGCCTTGGCAGGGCCCTTCATGCATCCCAAAGGAGATATTATAGGCCCACTTTATAGTCTTACTTCAGTCCATGGGAAAGCTATTGaacgaatcctcctgggggctatcacaagtcaaatgaagcatgtgattgggaaaagccagcatggattcaccaagggcaaatcgtgcttgACACACCTGATCGCCTTCTACGACAAAGCAACCTGCTCGGATGATGTGGGGGCAAGCAGTGGACATTgcctacctggatttctccaaagctttcaatacggtttcccacagcctcctcctagagactCCTGATGCGTTACGGTCTAGACAAGCAGTCcgtgcggtgggtggggaactggctgacagacCGCACCCAGaaggtggtggtaaatagctccttttcaaactggcaacctgtcacaagtggggtccctcagggatcgatattgggcccaacactgttttaatatcttcataagtggatctggatgatgggatcaagcgTACCCTCAtgaagtttgccgatgataccaagctgagtggggaagtggataCTTCGGAAGGGAGatccaccctgcaggaagacctggataggctggaagagtgggctaacaaaaaccttatgaagttcagcaaagataAATGTAAGGTCTtacacctgggaaaacataacccaggagtgcagcacaggctgggatctacccagctggggagcacctctgtggaaagggacctgggggacaACAAGCTCAAGATGaatgaacagtgtgctgctgtggcaaagaaagccaacaggatgctgggttgcaccagcagagataaagaagtcattatcccactctgctcagtgcttgtcaggccacatctggaatactgtgttcagttttggtccccgctattCAAAAATTATGTAGACAGGCTGGTGAGGGTCCAGAGAAGcaccacaaagatgatcaaaggactgagaagcctgccatatgaggaaaggctgagagaactgggtttgctcagccttgagaaaagaaggcttaggggagaccttatcaccatgttccagtatttaaagggtggctacaaagaagatttTACAAGGaatcacatggaaaagatgaggggtaatgggtacaagttactcctggggagaatCCGATTggcacaaaaggaaaatttttcacaatgagaacaatcagccattggaataatctccccagggaagtggaggattccccaacattggacacttttaagattcagctggacagggtgctgggccatcttgtctagaacatgcttttgccaagaaaggttggactagatgatccttgaggtcccttccaacctgatattctatgattctatgattctatgattctatcatccCTTGGGAATTTGAGGGGGGCAGGCAGGTGACAAAACCTCCCCAGGTGGAAAGCTCAGGTATCTCCAGGCACCTCCATGATGCTGCAAGAGCCTTCTCCACCCCTTAGGTagagccagggcaggcaggtgcACAAGCTTGAGGTCTGGTTTTGAGGTCCAAGCTTGGAGACCCCAAGTGCATGGACAAAACTTCATCTTCCCTCTCTCCAGCCCAAGAAATAAGTCCATTGAGTCCTGGGTGACTTTCGCCCCAAAAGCCATCCTGATCCCCAGCCATCCACCCAGTGCCCACAGATGACCAGAGCCCGTGGCAGTACTTATTCGCACAAGAGCAAAACCACCTCTCCTGCAGATGGCGTACAGCCTTTAAAAACCTCATGAACAAATCCTCCCCAGTGGGCTGATGTACAAAAATAGGAATCGATAGGTCTATCATTGCAAAAAAGAAGTCTTGACACGCCGCATGCTTCGCGGTAGCCCGGCCACGGTGGCACCAACGACACATCCACGCCTGGTCCCACCAGCTTCACATCAGGAAAAGCCCCCTGGGAAAATCAGCCCCACAGGAGGGGATGGCGAAGAAAACCTGAGCCATCCTGAGGAGCTCCGAGCAGCCGgccaggctgcaggagctgccaaAGAAACGCACCCATTTCTGGTGCATCTGCAGGGTGCTGAAgtcactgctgctcctgcagtccttcaagaaggTGGTCAGGTGGCAGAACTGGTCGAAGCACTTGCTGTCATCCACCATGACCCCGTGGTCCACCAGGTACTTGATGCACGCCTCCACCTCCACCCACGTCGGTGGTGCCCGTAGCTGCATCCACTGGAAACGGAAAAGCTCCCCAAACGGCCTCATCTGAGCATCCAGGTAGTCAAAGAACGCCACGTAGAGGGTCTGGACGTGGTGGCAGAAGGTGTTGCACTCTCCAACCCTCccggctgcctgctgctctgccagcagctccttcaCCCGCAGCGACATGAAGCCATGGGCTTTGCGCTCCAGGAGGGTGCAGCGGATGGAGGAGAAGACACCCAGCACCTCGCAGGGCGAGTTGTCCTCCCTCGCCAAGGTCCTGAGGTGCATGTCGAAGACGGCCACCTGCGAAGCCATGTGCTGTAGGTAGATCTCGCTGAAGTCGTCCTCAAAAAAGGCCCGGATGGCGAAGGGGGGGTggctgagggagaggaagaaggacTTCAATGCTGGGAAGACTTGCAGCAAGTGGGTGATGGCCGGCAGCAGGAGCAACCAGGGTATCCTGGCATGGTGGAGCAGCCGCTGGTACTCCCTCTTGGCAAACTCCAAGAAGTCCTTGAGCGGTTCGGTGCAGACGGCATAGACAGAGACGTAGGTGTAAATCTTCCAGACAAGGGACTGCAGGTCCACCTCCAGGGTGTCTGCCCCATGCTGGATGCAGTTGCTGAGGAGGTGCATGGGGCAGTCGGTGGCAATGAAGAccccttccagcagctgctgcaagccGGACACCTCAGCCAGACCCTGGgtgcagcaccccagcccccccagcatgGTGTTGGGGCTCTCACCTACAATAGCCACGCACCGCTGCCGCAGCCCGTGACTCTCTAAGGCCTCCCACACCAGCACGGCAGCACCGGGGGCCAGCTCACCTGGCAAGGGCTCCACACCGATCATCCTGCTCTGCACGCCGCCCCGCTTCCAATCAAAATAGCGGATCTGGATGGGGAAGGAGGTCCCCGCATTGCCAGCGCCCAGGGCCACCCCACAATAGGGGATACCGTCCAGCAGGTCCACCCCACAGTCCAACGCGAAGGGGGCCAGTGCCTCGTCCAGCCTCACCTCCGTCTTGATTTGCAAGCCCAAGACATCTAAGACGGGGTCAGGTGTTTTGGAAAAGCCAGGTGAGCCAGCCAGGGGCTCGCACCAGTCCTGGAACACAGCAGTGGAGAAGCCCAAAGGTGTTTCGGCAGCAGTGGTGGCGGCAGCGGCATCAACGGGCTGGCAGTCGGTGGGGAGGAAGCAGCCCGGCAGCTTGGCCACTGAGGCATCCCCCATCCTCTTGTGTTTCATGGACTGGACATGGGCCTCCAGGTCGAGGGCGCCCTTGTTGGCCACAGAGACGTAGGTGCCCTCCCGGCACACCAAGCATTCGGCCTCCCATCTCTCCGGCCCACGCGGAAGCAGGGGTACTTCGCCTGGAGCTCGTCGGTGAACTTGCATTTCCGTTTCGGCATGGTATGGGGCAGACGGGGCTTAGCCTGAGGGGAAAACATAGGAGAGGGAAAATTTGAACAATTTTTACGCCATGCCAAGGATGCGAATCTCCCGTAGGAGCTCCTCTCCTGTCTCCTACCTGTCGCCCAGGTGGGGATGCTCGGATGCCCAGCAGCACCGCAAATGCACCCCAGATCCTGAAAAAGCCCGAACATAAAGAGCCTGTACTGCAAGAGCCGTCCCTGAACAGACACGGGGTGTGGGAAGCTGGGATGATACGGGGAGCGTGGCTCAGTGCTCGTGATATTCTTCCTGAAACAGGGAGCATGGCTCAGAGCCCATAATATTGCCCCCCAAATGGAGAGCTTGGCTCAGTGCTCATGATGTTCCCCCAAAATAGGGAGCACAGCTCAGTGCTCACGATATTCCCCCCAAAATGGGAAGCACGGCTCAGCTCTTGTGATATTCCCCTTGAAATGGGGAGCACAGCGATATTCCCCCAAAATGGGGAGTACGGCTCAGTGCAcgcaataaaagaagaaaagagggtgggaaagaatgaaaatagggggaaaagaaggaaagaagggggaaaagaaagaaaagagggggaaaagaaagaaaataggggggggggaaagaagaaaatgagaaaagaaagaaagatggggaaaagaaggaaagaagggggaaagaaggaaagaagggggaaagaaggaaagaagggggaaagaaggaaagaagggggaaagaaaaagaaggggaaaagaagaaaaagaaggggaaaagaagaaaagaaggggaaaagaagaaaaagaaggg encodes the following:
- the LOC142421200 gene encoding uncharacterized protein LOC142421200, with translation MQVHRRAPGEVPLLPRGPERWEAECLVCREGTYVSVANKGALDLEAHVQSMKHKRMGDASVAKLPGCFLPTDCQPVDAAAATTAAETPLGFSTAVFQDWCEPLAGSPGFSKTPDPVLDVLGLQIKTEVRLDEALAPFALDCGVDLLDGIPYCGVALGAGNAGTSFPIQIRYFDWKRGGVQSRMIGVEPLPGELAPGAAVLVWEALESHGLRQRCVAIVGESPNTMLGGLGCCTQGLAEVSGLQQLLEGVFIATDCPMHLLSNCIQHGADTLEVDLQSLVWKIYTYVSVYAVCTEPLKDFLEFAKREYQRLLHHARIPWLLLLPAITHLLQVFPALKSFFLSLSHPPFAIRAFFEDDFSEIYLQHMASQVAVFDMHLRTLAREDNSPCEVLGVFSSIRCTLLERKAHGFMSLRVKELLAEQQAAGRVGECNTFCHHVQTLYVAFFDYLDAQMRPFGELFRFQWMQLRAPPTWVEVEACIKYLVDHGVMVDDSKCFDQFCHLTTFLKDCRSSSDFSTLQMHQKWVRFFGSSCSLAGCSELLRMAQVFFAIPSCGADFPRGLFLM